The following proteins come from a genomic window of Halictus rubicundus isolate RS-2024b chromosome 8, iyHalRubi1_principal, whole genome shotgun sequence:
- the Ckiialpha gene encoding casein kinase II subunit alpha isoform X1: protein MAYPSRSRVYTDVNSHKPRDYWDYEAYVVDWGQQDDYQLVRKLGRGKYSEVFEAINITNNEKCVVKILKPVKKKKIKREIKILENLKGGTNIITLQAVVKDPVSRTPALIFEHVNNTDFKQLYQTLTDYDIRYYLYELLKALDYCHSMGIMHRDVKPHNVMIDHENRKLRLIDWGLAEFYHPGQEYNVRVASRYFKGPELLVDYQMYDYSLDMWSLGCMLASMIFRKEPFFHGHDNYDQLVRIAKVLGTEELFEYLEKYHIELDPRFNDILGRHSRKRWERFMHSENQHLVTAESLDFLDKLLRYDHCERLTARQAMDHPYFYPIAKDQSRLNMVSSSPTPLTGSLPVGIDSSRGGLEPIPRPDCEQRAGSWNGRIEKRERRWK, encoded by the exons ATGGCATATCCTAGTAGATCGCGCGTTTATACCGATGTGAACTCACACAAACCTAGAGATTATTGGGACTACGAAGCCTATGTTGTCGATTGGGG gcAGCAAGATGATTACCAATTAGTAAGAAAATTAGGCAGAGGAAAGTATAGTGAAGTATTCGAAGCTATTAACATCACAAATAATGAGAAATGCGTTGTAAAAATTTTAAAG CCTgtaaaaaagaagaagataaaaagagagATTAAAATCTTAGAAAATCTTAAAGGGGGGACCAATATAATCACACTCCAAGCAGTCGTTAAAGATCCAGTATCGAGGACACCGGCACTGATCTTCgaacatgtcaacaacacagatTTCAAGCAGTTATATCAGACATTAACAGACTACGACATTAGATACTACCTCTACGAGTTATTAAAA GCACTGGATTATTGTCACAGTATGGGAATAATGCATAGAGACGTCAAACCGCACAACGTTATGATAGATCATGAAAATCGGAAACTGCGGTTAATCGATTGGGGTCTAGCAGAATTTTACCATCCTGGCCAAGAGTACAACGTACGAGTAGCTTCGCGTTATTTCAAAGGACCGGAACTACTCGTAGATTATCAG ATGTACGACTATTCGTTAGATATGTGGTCTCTTGGATGTATGCTCGCGAGTATGATATTCAGGAAAGAACCGTTTTTTCACGGTCACGACAATTATGATCAATTAGTTAGAATCGCAAAGGTCCTCGGAACCGAAGAATTGTTTGAATATCTTGAAAAATACCACATCGAATTGGATCCTCGTTTCAATGACATACTAGGCCGGCATTCGCGTAAACGTTGGGAACGCTTTATGCATTCGGAAAACCAGCATTTGGTGACTGCCGAAAGCCTCGATTTCCTTGACAAACTTTTGCGCTATGACCATTGCGAGAGACTCACCGCACGCCAAGCTATGGACCATCCTTATTTCT ACCCGATAGCGAAAGATCAAAGTCGATTAAATATGGTATCATCGTCACCTACTCCCTTGACAGGTTCGTTGCCTGTAG GTATTGATAGCTCTCGCGGGGGGCTCGAACCGATCCCTAGACCTGACTGCGAGCAACGTGCCGGTTCATGGAACGGACGGATCGAAAAACGCGAGAGAAGATGGAAATGA
- the Ckiialpha gene encoding casein kinase II subunit alpha isoform X2 encodes MAYPSRSRVYTDVNSHKPRDYWDYEAYVVDWGQQDDYQLVRKLGRGKYSEVFEAINITNNEKCVVKILKPVKKKKIKREIKILENLKGGTNIITLQAVVKDPVSRTPALIFEHVNNTDFKQLYQTLTDYDIRYYLYELLKALDYCHSMGIMHRDVKPHNVMIDHENRKLRLIDWGLAEFYHPGQEYNVRVASRYFKGPELLVDYQMYDYSLDMWSLGCMLASMIFRKEPFFHGHDNYDQLVRIAKVLGTEELFEYLEKYHIELDPRFNDILGRHSRKRWERFMHSENQHLVTAESLDFLDKLLRYDHCERLTARQAMDHPYFYPIAKDQSRLNMVSSSPTPLTGSLPVGE; translated from the exons ATGGCATATCCTAGTAGATCGCGCGTTTATACCGATGTGAACTCACACAAACCTAGAGATTATTGGGACTACGAAGCCTATGTTGTCGATTGGGG gcAGCAAGATGATTACCAATTAGTAAGAAAATTAGGCAGAGGAAAGTATAGTGAAGTATTCGAAGCTATTAACATCACAAATAATGAGAAATGCGTTGTAAAAATTTTAAAG CCTgtaaaaaagaagaagataaaaagagagATTAAAATCTTAGAAAATCTTAAAGGGGGGACCAATATAATCACACTCCAAGCAGTCGTTAAAGATCCAGTATCGAGGACACCGGCACTGATCTTCgaacatgtcaacaacacagatTTCAAGCAGTTATATCAGACATTAACAGACTACGACATTAGATACTACCTCTACGAGTTATTAAAA GCACTGGATTATTGTCACAGTATGGGAATAATGCATAGAGACGTCAAACCGCACAACGTTATGATAGATCATGAAAATCGGAAACTGCGGTTAATCGATTGGGGTCTAGCAGAATTTTACCATCCTGGCCAAGAGTACAACGTACGAGTAGCTTCGCGTTATTTCAAAGGACCGGAACTACTCGTAGATTATCAG ATGTACGACTATTCGTTAGATATGTGGTCTCTTGGATGTATGCTCGCGAGTATGATATTCAGGAAAGAACCGTTTTTTCACGGTCACGACAATTATGATCAATTAGTTAGAATCGCAAAGGTCCTCGGAACCGAAGAATTGTTTGAATATCTTGAAAAATACCACATCGAATTGGATCCTCGTTTCAATGACATACTAGGCCGGCATTCGCGTAAACGTTGGGAACGCTTTATGCATTCGGAAAACCAGCATTTGGTGACTGCCGAAAGCCTCGATTTCCTTGACAAACTTTTGCGCTATGACCATTGCGAGAGACTCACCGCACGCCAAGCTATGGACCATCCTTATTTCT ACCCGATAGCGAAAGATCAAAGTCGATTAAATATGGTATCATCGTCACCTACTCCCTTGACAGGTTCGTTGCCTGTAGGTGAGTAA
- the LOC143356347 gene encoding elongation factor Tu, whose translation MAFHCGKSVFSPALRRTVKQVFYIENIVKHQFCNRLCIGSFLPTITAQRFYAEKKVYSRDKPHCNVGTIGHVDHGKTTLTAAITKILSEKELAQAKAYAEIDNAPEEKARGITINATHVEYQTDNRHYGHTDCPGHADYIKNMITGTAQMDGAILVVAATDGTMPQTREHVLLAKQIGIDYIVVFINKIDAADEEMVDLVEMEIRELLSSMGFEGDKIPIVKGSALCALEGNKPEIGKESIIKLLEAVDSFIPTPIRDLDKPFLMPIENVYSIAGRGTVVTGRLERGKLKKGADCEILGYNKIVKSTITGIEMFHKILEEAHAGDQLGALLRGLKREDLRRGMIMCKPGSLKPHDHLQCQLYMLTHEEGGRKKPLNNQCNTQMYCKTWDVAAQINLPGKDMAMPGEDFTAILKLIRPMVLEKGQRFTLRTGSVTVATGVVTETLKSLTEQERIVILEGKKKASRQEKVQEA comes from the exons ATGGCATTCCACTGCGGAAAATCTGTTTTCAGTCCAG CTTTAAGGCGAACCGTGAAACAAGTATTTTACATCGAGAATATTGTGAAACAC CAATTTTGCAATAGGTTATGTATCGGCTCGTTTTTGCCGACTATCACGGCACAGAGGTTTTACGCGGAGAAGAAAGTATACTCCAGAGACAAGCCACATTGTAATGTCGGCACGATCGGTCACGTTGATCATGGAAAAACAACACTCACCGCAGCCATCACCAAAA TTCTATCTGAGAAAGAACTGGCACAGGCGAAAGCTTACGCCGAAATCGATAACGCGCCAGAGGAGAAGGCACGTGGTATTACGATCAACGCAACTCACGTAGAGTATCAAACGGACAATCGTCATTATGGACACACGGATTGTCCAGGGCATGCCGATTACATCAAGAACATGATCACTGGTACAGCTCAGATGGATGGAGCTATTCTGGTAGTTGCAGCCACTGACGGAACTATGCCGCAAACAAGAGAACACGTGCTTCTGGCCAAACAAATCGGCATCGACTACATTGTTGTGTTTATCAATAAG ATCGACGCGGCTGACGAAGAAATGGTGGATCTGGTAGAAATGGAAATTCGTGAGCTGCTGTCCTCGATGGGATTCGAAGGAGACAAAATTCCCATTGTGAAAGGCAGCGCGCTCTGCGCACTAGAAGGGAACAAGCCAGAGATAGGAAAGGAGTCTATAATTAAATTGTTGGAAGCCGTAGATTCTTTTATACCGACTCCTATCAGAGACCTGGATAAACCTTTCCTGATGCCTATCGAAAATGTTTATTCGATCGCTGGTAGAGGAACCGTGGTAACAGGCAGATTGGAACGTGGCAAATTGAAGAAGGGCGCAGACTGCGAGATACTCGGTTACAATAAAATTGTGAAGAGTACCATAACGGGAATCGAAATGTTTCATAAAATACTAGAAGAGGCACATGCGGGAGATCAGCTGGGCGCTTTGCTTAGAGGATTGAAGAGGGAGGACCTTAGGAGAGGTATGATAATGTGTAAACCAGGTTCGTTGAAGCCTCACGATCATTTACAATGTCAGCTGTACATGCTAACCCACGAGGAAGGAGGCAGAAAGAAACCTTTAAATAACCAATGCAACACTCAGATGTATTGCAAAACATGGGATGTCGCAGCACAAATTAATTTGCCAGGAAAAGATATGGCCATGCCCGGTGAAGATTTTAC AGCCATATTAAAGCTGATCAGGCCGATGGTTCTTGAAAAGGGACAACGATTTACTTTGCGAACTGGTAGCGTCACCGTGGCAACCGGAGTGGTAACTGAGACATTAAAATCTCTTACCGAACAAGAGCGAATAGTCATTTTGGAAGGTAAAAAGAAAGCTAGTAGGCAGGAAAAGGTGCAAGAAGCTTAA
- the Ran gene encoding RAN, member RAS oncogene family has translation MALEMAQNATIPTFKCVLVGDGGTGKTTFVKRHLTGEFEKKYVATLGVEVHPLIFHTNRGPIRFNVWDTAGQEKFGGLRDGYYIQGQCAVIMFDVTSRVTYKNVPNWHRDLVRVCENIPIVLCGNKVDIKDRKVKAKSIIFHRKKNLQYYDISAKSNYNFEKPFLWLARKLIGDPNLEFVAMPALLPPEVTMDPQWQQQIEKDLKEAQETALPEDDEDL, from the exons ATGGCACTTGAAATGGCACAGAATGCAACTATTCCGACTTTCAAGTGCGTACTGGTCGGGGACGGTGGTACTGGGAAAACAACGTTTGTCAAGCGACATTTAACCGGCGAGTTTGAAAAGAAATATGTCGCCACCTTAGGAGTCGAAGTACATCCTCTCATATTCCATACGAACCGAGGGCCAATCAGGTTCAATGTTTGGGATACAGCTGGCCAAGAGAAATTTGGTGGTCTCAGGGATGGTTACTACATTCAGGGACAATGCGCTGTTATTATGTTCGATGTTACATCAAGAGTTACGTACAAGAACGTGCCGAACTGGCACAGAGACTTGGTAAGAGTTTGCGAGAACATACCTATAGTACTCTGCGGTAACAAAGTCGACATCAAGGACAGAAAAGTCAAAGCGAAGAGCATCATATTCCACAGGAAGAAGAATTTACAG TACTATGACATCAGTGCGAAAAGCAATTACAACTTTGAGAAACCTTTCTTGTGGTTGGCACGCAAACTGATCGGTGACCCAAATTTGGAATTCGTCGCCATGCCTGCTCTCCTCCCGCCCGAGGTGACCATGGACCCACAATGGCAACAACAGATAGAAAAGGACCTCAAAGAAGCACAGGAAACCGCGCTACCAGAGGACGACGAAGACCTTTAG